gGTGATATGCATACTTTGTTTACTGACATAAATGGATATTCTTCAATCGGAACTTCTGATAGTTTCTCTGCGTGTAGAGATCGTTTGCGTCCATATCGTTCAAGATTCTTTAAATATAACAAAacagaaaatattaattattaagttaatatatatatattatagtatcaaaaaataaattatataatagatTAAAGATAATCAAGAATACTTACTTTTAAATTGTCGCAAAATATGATACCGAATCGATCCTGGCACTCGTCGTAAGTTTCTGGCATATAATGATAATCTTTTGAATTCTTTTTGTGTTTTTTATCACTtttatcttcttctttttccaaGAAATCCACAATTTTAATACATGAACTcaactaaaaaaattatttaatttgtaataaaacATTTTAGGTCTTAATATTTCAAACATGTCAAACATAAGAAAAAGTACCTTTCTTCTTTTCTGTAAAGCTTTCTCTATGGTTTTACCATGTATAAGTTCATGTGCAAATATTGTTTGCACTTCCCCTGCTAATGTACCATGTGCAATACTATTTGCATAATCAGAAACGGCTAAAGCCTACAAAATTTTTAAGTAAAAGTTACTATATTTTaagaacatttaaaaataatatttaaaattacttACATATGTGGGAGAATTTGTTCCTAAAATAGGATAATATTTGAATTCGTGTTCTCTTAacgaaatcaaataagaactagTATGCTTGTATCTACAATACAAAAATAcaatgataaaaaataaattccatTTGGATTAGAGAATATATTGATTCTTACCCTAAAGCATCATCAAAACTAATGACAGCACATGGCCAATGTGTCATCCATGCACCATCTACTATAATGGCCTTCTGCATACTAGTTTGAGGAGTACTTATGTCGTCTAAATTCCAAAATTTATATGATCTATCTAGACTACCAGAAGCTAGAAATCTTTCTCCATTATATGGAATTAATGCTACCACtaaaaaaattatacatttgttgaatttattattatataatattttattcaatattaggATCTTCCTAATTTTCGGaaataaaagaaacaaatgTACTTACTACTCACAGCATTACCATGAGCATAAAAGTGCTGAAATGCATTTATGAAATATGTGTTCTGTCTCTTTTGCATTGATAATGGTGATTTGTATGTTAAGTCCCATAAAGCTATATAACCATTTGAAAATCCTGCAGCAATTGTACTaagaaaataaaacaattgtttaatcttgttatttgaAAATTATAGAGAACTAATAAGAACATAGTGAAGAAATCTTACTTATGACCATGCTCTTTTGTCCATGAAAGTTTGGTGCATTGCCAATTTTGATCATTGGtatcatatattgaaatatttacaaCTAATGTTATTACTGGATCAGTGGAATAGATAGGCCATctgtaataatatatattagTAATGACAATAGAATATTGCAAACTGAATAAATTTATTACTTACTCATTGTCTACAGTTGTTTTGAATTTAAGTTCCTCTGGAAAAGGTAatgaataaatatgtatgttgccATCTGAGCAAGCTGCTGCAAGCATACCCATTCGTTTAAGAGTACATGgcgtttcattttcttttttataattatttaaactttCATCTTGATAACATCCAGAAGGACACCATTCCAAACACCATATGGTGCCACTGTTATGTACAATTACATATGACAAAACAGGTGATTCTTTTTTACTATTAGTCCTAAAATGAAAGGCAAGAGAAGACAAATATTTTGGAGAAGTTTAATACAACTGTagattctaatttaatatttttttattactactaACTCATGGTCCAAAGGTCCAACATTCCAAATTTGTATCATATTATGGCCAGGATGTGATTTCCCTATAGTATATTCACTTGCCATTGTTGGGTGAGTACTAATTGCAATATATTGACAAGGTTTCTTTACAATACATAGGTGAAGGAATAGGTAACCAAGCTAATGCCCACACTGGACCACCAGTAAAAAAGTTGAAGTACCTAAGAAatcatttcatatataatatatttatcatTATAAGATTATAGAATATAAGTAATTACCTTCATCTAAACCACCTTCAAATCGCTTCCATTGCTTCCATGAAATTTCTGTATTATCTGAGTTTTCAgatgtattttctttttttgttcgcATGGAAATTTCTAGTTGTGGCAAATATTTACGAGTATCGGTATtacttaataatgtaaattgaTTTGGAGAATAGTCATTAAATAAGcataattcataatttttttgttCACTATGCAGAAGGAAGAaacatattaatatttacaaattaaataaaaatgtacgttaatataaaaaatatagtccATTTACAATTCCATAGTCCACTGTACAGCAGGAAGATATGGTTCTGTCcatcgaattttttgaaattgttccTTATCCAAAAATTTCATTGTACAAGATGCttctaaaaataagaataaatttacaatttaaatttttatcttataataaaatttattcttaCTTTCATCCGAACTATAATTTTCTTCTTCACAATCAGAATATCTATCAACTCCTTCTGTTATTGAATGTTCTTCTGCTACGTGCTTTATTACATCTTCATCAGAGGTAGTTGAAAATTTACATATTTTACATATGTAACActatcataaaataaagcatctaTTTAGTACTTTGGATATGTTATAAAACTaatgttaatattattataatatattatacctCTTGAGGAGTGAAGTTACAGTTAGAAAAATGTTTATACATATCTTCAATAGAAGTACATGTATAAGTACAACCTACTTGACGACAATTTATTGTTCCCACTGAAGACAATTCTTTTTTCCATATACCTTTCCATACAGATGGTATAGGCTTTTTATGTTCAGGtattttaatcaaatttttctgTAATATCAGTTTTATATACTTACTCATTTAATAAATCAGACTTAGCTAGGGCaagtattaggtcgtcccataaattcgttccagtttttacttttaccatttaaaattatacgtcgaataaacttttaaatattaagaaaaaatttagtcgccccttttgttctacgactttttcctatttcgttgacaaagacgttaatcatcgatatagtttataaattgtgacgaggaatgtaaatatcaccgcgaacgaacttatgggacgacctaatattataaaaaaaagtaatgtaccATCAAAGAGGAGTCAAGTTTCATTCTCTTTTCAGGAGGTAGATTATTATCTTTCCCATGTTCAgtaaattctaaaattttcgaaaCTGCTCTGTAATTAGAATGTTATATCAGTATTTTTACTTTAACTTAAATTATCATAGACTTTTAATTCAAATCTTACTTTTCTGCAGCTTTACGTTTACTTTTTCATTATCTGCTGTATATAATTGTAGTTCAATTATTTTACTTTGTTCTGATTGCCTATGAGTTCTTTCATGTATTTCCATAGAAGATGGCATCATAACAGCACACAGATGTGGCAACTTACCATTAAAGCTTGTTTCTCCTATTATacaacattattattttaaacactatttcattctttaagatttgaaagtaaaatattttaaactatGATCAAAGAATTTACATACTTCTTCTGATTTTTCCACAAAATTGCATATGAGATATAAATCCGTTTGCACTGCGCTTTATAGTTCCACATTTTTCACAAGACAATTGACCCTTTTTTTGTTTAATAGCAGACATTAACACTTTTCTCCATAATTTAATATCATTTTCAAAGTcctgaaatacaaaatttccTATTATgtgtaataataaatttacatatttatttttatttacttatacataccaAGGGTTCATCACCTTTTATCCAACtcatattattatgtataaataaattgtgtgaaTTCCACTTGCTTTTTAATATATCTGTTTCACATTTGGTACATCTTACTAAATCTacctaaatttaaaaatttgtatttatataattaGTGAGTTAAAAAAATTATGCACGATTTAATACTTTATAAAGGACCTACTTCTGATGCTTGAACAATGGTACTAATTTCATCTGAATTTTCATCTTCTGTAGTTATTGGTCCCTTTGGTATATAATCCGTATCTAATGTAGAATGAGATGATCCTCTGCCTGTGCTTTTACCTCTACCTCTACCTCTACCTCTACCTCTACCTCTACCTCTACCTCTGCCTCTGCCCCTTCCTCTTCCTCTGCTTGTAGCTATGCTTGCAGATGTGGTACTTGGTGGTCTACCTCTTTTTCTAGCAATAATTGAATTTGGAATGTTATCTTCTGTACTATTATCATCATTTAAAccatcattattattaatattatatgattgttcaCCATATCTCTTACTATGAACAACTGTTTCTGGAATGGAAACATCATTTGTTTTTTGTAAAGCTTCTAAATTTCTTCTGATTCATTTGAAATATCCGGAATTTCTTGCAATGTAggcataatttttttaggcctTCCTCTCTTTTTTGCTATTGGTGTATTTGTCAAAGTTTGATTATCACTTTGATTTACTGAATCTGTATTTAAGTTTTTTCATTTAATAGAGTGTTTGATGTGGTAGgtgacaaattaattttatttttactacttctgtttttaacatttaaagtttctgtttttttttagttctacaaatgtttttaaattcttgtcTTTTATAGTAGCACATTCAAGTACAGAGGTATTTATTGATTCCATTTGTACTTCATTACAATCCTTACTATTCaactcaatatcttttatatttttccattccaaatttttattatttattacattttacaatcTTCCAAATGCCTTACACAAAatggtttttcattatttttaatactAGGCTGAGTTCCAGAAATGGAATTCAAAGGCAGTGAAGTTTTTGTTACAGCTGGTGTGATACAAGTAGAAGAAGTATATGTATCATGTGTAGCTGTATTTTTTTCATCATCTTTATTTTGAAGCTCTTGTTTTGTACATTTTAAttcattaataatatttatcttAGTTTTATCTGATAAAGAGCTCTTTGAAATTATTGCTGTTTTTGACTCCTTATTAGCAgtactatttctttttttttctggagttgtaatttcttttttata
This sequence is a window from Lasioglossum baleicum unplaced genomic scaffold, iyLasBale1 scaffold2353, whole genome shotgun sequence. Protein-coding genes within it:
- the LOC143221389 gene encoding LOW QUALITY PROTEIN: uncharacterized protein LOC143221389 (The sequence of the model RefSeq protein was modified relative to this genomic sequence to represent the inferred CDS: inserted 5 bases in 5 codons; deleted 2 bases in 2 codons; substituted 1 base at 1 genomic stop codon); the encoded protein is MSKKTVDSDTSPDNMNSSITKSNHSLSGNTKMFILPPNVLQNICLSNNIGKGGNIVSALEFIKKDTTINTIKIQGSNDLEISTSIGNPNSNIVIKPTTVIKVNKNNSADDTDNKSIKNATEVPKVNTNEEKLASKTNHTKQMQNLHNNIKRKKNSKKVSLIDVSGNQKTLKEIECIAENLXSDRTTSSDVPKSQRADIRSEQCSTEKYLNKRLRKNKEAKSKYEIEGNSFSKSKRTCTQTKFDDYITTYKKEITTPEKKRNSTANKESKTAIISKSSLSDKTKINIINELKCTKQELQNKDDEKNTATHDTYTSSTCITPAVTKTSLPLNSISGTQPSIKNNEKNVINNKNLEWKNIKDIELNSKDCNEVQMESINTSVLECNXKKTETLNVKNRSSKNKINLSPTTSNTLLNEKTXNTDSVNQSDNQTLTNTPIAKKRGRPKKIMPTLQEIPDISNEXRRNLEALQKTNDVSIPETVVHSKRYGEQSYNINNNDGLNDDNSTEDNIPNSIIARKRGRPPSTTSASIATSRGRGRGRGRGRGRGRGRGRGRGRGKSTGRGSSHSTLDTDYIPKGPITTEDENSDEISTIVQASEVDLVRCTKCETDILKSKWNSHNLFIHNNMSWIKGDEPLDFENDIKLWRKVLMSAIKQKKGQLSCEKCGTIKRSANGFISHMQFCGKSEEEKQALMVSCHICXAVMMPSSMEIHERTHRQSEQSKIIELQLYTADNEKXKRKAAEKAVSKILEFTEHGKDNNLPPEKRMKLDSSLMKNLIKIPEHKKPIPSVWKGIWKKELSSVGTINCRQVGCTYTCTSIEDMYKHFSNCNFTPQECYICKICKFSTTSDEDVIKHVAEEHSITEGVDRYSDCEEENYSSDETSCTMKFLDKEQFQKIRWTEPYLPAVQWTMEFEQKNYELCLFNDYSPNQFTLLSNTDTRKYLPQLEISMRTKKENTSENSDNTEISWKQWKRFEGGLDEGNYLYSIFFTGGPVWALAWLPIPSPMYCKEPCQYIAISTHPTMASEYTIGKSHPGHNMIQIWNVGPLDHETNSKKESPVLSYVIVHNSGTIWCLEWCPSGCYQDESLNNYKKENETPCTLKRMGMLAAACSDGNIHIYSLPFPEELKFKTTVDNEWPIYSTDPVITLVVNISIYDTNDQNWQCTKLSWTKEHGHNTIAAGFSNGYIALWDLTYKSPLSMQKRQNTYFINAFQHFYAHGNAVSMVALIPYNGERFLASGSLDRSYKFWNLDDISTPQTSMQKAIIVDGAWMTHWPCAVISFDDALGYKHTSSYLISLREHEFKYYPILGTNSPTYALAVSDYANSIAHGTLAGEVQTIFAHELIHGKTIEKALQKRRKLSSCIKIVDFLEKEEDKSDKKHKKNSKDYHYMPETYDECQDRFGIIFCDNLKNLERYGRKRSLHAEKLSEVPIEEYPFMSVNKISWNPNAWSYLWMVVGYQNGLVRLLNFRYMSISRELKTLLPQHVKSMLTKAKMSTKGCC